The Pseudomonas bijieensis DNA window ACCCACACGCCCGAGGCCGAGTGACCGCTGCAAAAACCGATTTCGGAGATGTGCATCTCCACCATCTGCGTGCGGTAGTCAGTACCGCGGTTGGCATGGAACTGACCACGACTGGGTCGTTCGTTACTGTGCAGGATGTCCTCGATGTTCTGGATGGTTTCCTCGGCCAGGTGATCGAGCTTGAGGAACACCGGACCATTGCCACTTTCGAGTTCCTGGTGAAACTCCCACATCATCTGCCCGCTCCAGTAGTCGCACTCGATAAAGCGCTCGCCCTTGTTGTTGGCGGTATAGCCGCCCAGGGGACCGGTGACATAGGCGCACGCCGGGCCGTTGTAATCCTTGATCAGCGGGTTGATCTGGAAGCATTCCAGGTTCGCCAGTTCGGCACCGGCGTGGTAGGCCATGGCATAGCCGTCCCCGGCATTGGTGGGGTTCTCATAGGTGCCCATCAGGTAGCCGGAGGCCGGCAACCCCAGGCGTCCCGCCGCACCGCAGCAGAGGATGACCGCCTTGGCCTTGATCACATGAAAATCGGCGGTACGGCAATCGAAGCCCATCACACCGTTCACCGCGCCCGCTTCGTCAGTCAGCAAACGGGTACAGACCAGCCGATTGGTGATACTCACCCGCGCCCGTTTCAACTGGCGATACAGGACTTTCTTGATGTCGTGCCCTTCCGGCATCGGCAACACGTAGGCGCCCATGTGATGGACCTTTTTCACCGCATAGTCGCCGGTTTCATCCTTCTCGAACTTCACGCCCCAGCGGTCCAGTTGCTCGATCGTTTCGAAGCTGTGGGTCGCGTAGGCATACACCGCCGTCTGGTTGACGATGCCGTCGTTGGCGATGGTGATTTCCTTGGTGTACTGCTCGGGGGTGGAATGACCGGGGATGATGGCGTTGTTCAAGCCGTCCATGCCCATGCTGATGGCGCCGCTGCGCTTGACGTTGGCCTTGTCCACCAGCAGCACGCGCAAATCACGGTTGCGCTCCTTGGCCTTGATCGCCGCCATGGGGCCGGCGGTGCCACCGCCGATGACGACGATGTCGTATTCCTGTTCGAGGGTGCTCCGAGTCATGCCTGCGTTCCTTTTTGCCGGTCGATCCGCAAGCGGTACTGGAAAGCATCGCCACGGTAATAGAGGTGTTCGAAGTCCAGTGGCTGGCCGCTGGCATCATGGGTCAGGCGCTCGATGCGCATGATCGGCGAACCCGGCTCGACCTCCAGGGCCTGGGTCAGGTCGCTGTCGGCCAGTACCGCATCGATGGCCAGGTCCGCATGGCCCAAGGTCAGGGCACAGTCGTTTTCCAGGATCAGGAAAATGTCGCGGGTGACCAGATCGGCCTTTTCCAGGCGCTCGCCGAGGGCCTTGGGCAGGTAGGTGATCTCCAGGGAAACCGGCTCGCGATTGATCAAGCGCACCCGTTTGATCTGCACCACCTCTTCCCCTTCAGTCAATTTCAGGCGCTCGGCCACCAGTTTGTCGGCCGCGATGAACTTGAAACTGAGCAGGCGGTTGATCACCTCGAAACCGCGCCCGGTCATGGACTCGGCCAGGCCCTGGAGGGTGCTGACATTCTGGAAGGTCTTGGGCTTGGCCACGAACGTCCCTTTGCCGTGGATCTTGAAAATCAGCCCTTCCTTTTGCAGGTCACCCAGCGCTTGGCGCACGGTGATACGACTGACACGGAACAGCGCACCGAGCTCGCTTTCCGAGGGCATCTGGCTGCCTTGGGGGTATTGGCCATCGAGGATGCGCGCACGCAGCACGTCTCGTAGTTGCGTGTGCAGCGGCACGCTGCTGAGGGGAAGAACGTTGTCGGACATGGCCTTCATCACTTGTCATAACGAGTTATGACGTGATCTTAGAAAACCCGTCCAATGCTTGGGAAATACTCTTTGAGCATTAGGTTATGCCCACGAGGGCTCGCTTCAGCAGCGCTGGAGAATGCGATCCATCACCCAGTCGGTCTTCAATGCCTGTTCGGCAATGGCCGGATGCTGCGACTCACCACGGATATGGGCATTCATGCCGAGTACATGGTGCCACTGGATATGCTCAGGATGATGAGGGATGTCGAGGCTGATGGATGTGTCCGTACACAGTTGCAGTGGCTCATCATTGAACACCGAGAAGTTGATTCGCCCTTGACTGCCGATCACTTCCACACGGTCCTCACGTCGGTCAGCGACGAAATTCCAACAGCCCATGCCTGTGGCCCCGCAGGCGAATCGCCAATGGGCCACGACCGCATCTTCTGCCTGATACAAACCGCCCTGGCGAGCGGCGAAACCCGTTACCTCGACAATGTCCCCCAACAAGAACTGGAACAGGTCAAGGCCATGGCAGGCCAGATCAGTGAAATAACCTCCGCCTGCAATCGTCGGATCGGTACGCCAATTGATCGCTCCGCTGATATCCGCCGATGAGGCGGGCTTGGTGAGCGTCCAGGTCAAATGCCGAATGTCACCGATGCATCCTTGTTCGATCCATTGCCGCACCTTGCGAAAACGCGGCAGTGAGCGCCGGTAGTACGACACAAACAAATGCACCCCCGCGGCGTCGAATACTCGCTGCATTTCCCGGCTCTGCGTGGCATTGAGGGACATGGGTTTCTCAACGCAGCAATGCTTGCCGGCGGCCGCCACCAGCATGCTATAGCTGAAATGACTGTCGGGCGGCGTCGCAATGTAAACCGCATCGACTTCAGGATCATCGATCAGTGCCTGCGCGTCAGTGTAGAACCTGGCGATACCGTGGCGTTCAGCATAATCGGACACTGCCTCCGAACGTCGCCCCATCACCGCTACCAACGCTGAGCCGGGTGCCTTGTAGAAGGCCGGCCCACTCTTGCGTTCCGTCACGCTGCCACAACCGATCATGCCCCAGCGTACCGTTCTCATCGTTTGACTCATGGAATCAAGGCCATCTGGCTCCGCAATGAAGCCCCCTCAAAAAAGACAGGAGTTTAATCAGGCCCAGCCTGAATGTCGTGGCTACAACGTTTGCCCCTCATTGCGAAACGCACTGGGGCTCATACCGGTCCAACGCCGGAACGCCCGGCGAAAACTGCGCACATCGCTGTAGCCGACTTCTTCGGTGATGCGCTCGATGGACAGCCCGGGGTTGGCCAGCAGGCTCAGGGTTCGACCGCGGCGCACCTGTTCGAGCAAGGCCTCGAAGGTCAGGCCGTGTTCGGTCAGGCGCCGACGCAGGGTGCGGCTGCTCATGTTGAGGTCGCCAGCGATTTTCTCGATGTGGCTGCCACGGGTCAGGTCCCGGGCAATCGCCCGTTCCACAGCCTGGATCAGGTCGATCTTCTGGTGGACCTCGGTGACCTCCTGCTCCAGCAAGGCCAAGGCCTGGCGCAAGGCCAACGGGTGGTGATTGGGCAGGCGCATATCCAGCCAGCGTACATCGATCAGCATGCGATTGTGCCGGCAACCGAAGCGCACATCCGGCCCCAGTATCCGCTGGTATTGCTGGGCATAGGACGGCGCGGCGTGCATGAACTCCACGGCCTGAGGCTTGAAATCGGCCCCCGCCAGCGCCCGCCCATAGACCATCAGGCTGGCGAAGAACTCCTCCACGGCAAATACCTGGATCTCGGCGAAAGGCAGGCGGCAGGTCGCCTCGACCATGATCCGGTCAGTGGCTTCTTCGACACTGGTCACCGCGATGCCACCGGTGGTGTGCTGGTAACGAACCCCCAGGGCAAAGGCATCGCGCAGGGTTTCGCACAGCGACAAGACGTGGCCCAACAGGCCGAGGGTGCCGAGCACGTTACGGTCGCCCACCCATAATCCCAGGCCCTGGTCGGGCAACAGTCTGAGCGCCCGTTGGATCATGACCACCGCCTGACGATAGGAAATGCGCTGGGCGGGATCTTGCAGATCGTCAAGACCGAACCCCAGGCCGCGACACAGGCTGGCGGCATCGAAGCCCTTGTCAGCCACCACCTCGGCCAGGGTTTGCAGCAGGAATGGCGATACCAGCGCCAACTCATAGGTGGGGTCGATGACTTTCATCTGCATGGGGCGGGTTCCGGAGCACGTTAGGCGGCGTTTTTGTAACCGGTTATTTCATAAAGTTAGCATGCCCAAGCGAATCGAGGAGCACAAAAATCTGGCCGCCCAAGTCCCCTGTCTGGCCGCCAATACCCTGCCCTGTCGGCGGCGAACGGCTTATTTCTATGGCTCGGACCTTCGGTGTATCTCCAACAATAATAATGAGCCCCCACATGAACCCGATCCGCACGACATTCGCCTTGCAATTGACCCTCGGCCTGGCCGGCGTTTGTGCCCTGCCCGCGTGGGCTACCGAAACCGGAGTCGATAACATCGGCCCCGGTACCGACGGTTTTTTTGTGTTGCCCTTGGAAGTCGACAGCCTTCCGGACAACATGGTCGCGTTCAACCTCTACTACAACCACTACAAGGCCCGGAAATTCAACATCAGCTCGTTGGGCGGCGAAGTGCCAAATGTCGAAATAGAATCCACGGCGGTGGTCCCGCGTATCGATTACCTCAGCCCATTGCGAGTGGCCGGTGGACGCGTGGGGATCTACATCGCCCAACCCTGGATCAAGCAGGAAGTCGCGGTGTTCGGCCTGAGCGATACCCGCGAGGGCATGGGCGATACCACCATTTCGCCAATCGTGCTGTGGGACATGGGCAAGAACCTGACCCTGGCCGCGGCGGTGGAAATCACCGTGCCGACCGGCGAATACAGCAAGGATCGCCTGGCCAACACCAGCACCAATTTCTACACCTACAAGCCGCTGTTCTCCTTCACCTGGCTGCCCACGGAAAACACCGAGCTGTCGATGAAAACCACCTACAGCTTCAACCGTGAGAACAAGGACACCGACTACCGTTCAGGGCAGATCTTTCACTTCGATTATTCCGCCAGCTACCGCCTGACCGACAACCTGCGGCTGGGGCTCAACGGCTACTACCTCAAACAGACCACCGACGACAAACAATACGGCCGCACCGTGCAATTCGCCGGGCAGGACGTGGACGATGGTGTGCGCGGCCAGGTGTTCGCCATCGGCCCGGCGCTGCATCTCACTTTCCTCAAATACGCCAGCGCCGAAATTCGCTGGGCCAAGGAATTCGATGTGGAAAACCGCCCCGAAGGGGAGATGCTCTGGGCCAAGATCAGTATTCCGTTTGCGTTCTAATAGCGTTTCACAGCACTTCTGGAGAGGGGACTTATCTGTGGGAGCAAGGCTTGCCCGCGAAGCAAGCGACTCGGTTCCAGATAGACCGTGTGTTCTTCATCGCGGGCAAGCCTTGCTCCCACAGATAAGTCCCCTCACCACAGGTTTTGTGCCTGACACGAATGCATCAGCTGCAGGCCAGTCAGCGCTCGACCCGCGACGATTGAAGCCAATCAGCTCACCCCCAGAATCGACGAAAGATGCCCATTGAGGAACTTGCCACCAGGGTCCAGCGCCTGGCGCACCTGGGTGAATTCAGTCCAGCGCGGGTACAGCGCCTGGAGCGCCTTGGCGTTCAGGGAATGCAATTTCCCCCAATGCGGACGGCCCTGGTATTTCCAGAAGATCGGTTCGATGGCGGCAAAGAAGTTGTGATGGTCCATCTGGTAATGCTGGTGCACCGAGATCGAGCAACTGTCCCGGCCTTCGAACATGCTCAGGGCAATGTCGTCGGCCTTCACGTAGCGGTATTCGATGGGAAACCAGGTGCGCAGGTCCTTGTCGCGGATCAGTGCCAGGATTTCCCGCAAGCATGCCGGGCCGTGCTCGGCCGGTACCGAGTACTCCATCTCATTGAAGCGCACGGTGCGGGCATTGGCGTAGATGTCGTGGGAGTCACCGACCCGGTCATCGAAATCAGCCACCAGCCGCAGGCTGTTGAGCAGCGCTCGACGAATCGCGGGAAAGTCGCTGCCATACTTGTCGAGGTTTTCGATCAGCGTGACGAATTCGTTGCCGCCCTCCTCCTCGGGGCTGATCGGCGGCGTGGCCGGGTCCGTGGTTTCGTTCAGGGTAATCGACAACGCATAATCGGAATGGGTGACGACCTGCATTTCCCAATGCTGGTTGTCCCGGGTGTTGGCCTCCACGTCCTCGAGCAACTCCTCGGTCTTCGCCACCCACTGGTGCTCGCGCAAGCGATAGGCGACGCGGTTCTGCAGGCGCACACGGGTCACCAGCCCCAACGCGCCAAGGGACACCCGGCCAGCCTTGAACACTTCAGGATGACGCTGGGCATCGCAATCGAGCACCTCGCCGCTGGCCGTTACCAGTTGCAGGCCGACCACTTGGGACGCGTACGAGCCGAAAGCCTTGCCGGTGCCGTGGGTCGAGGTGGCGATGGCTCCGGCCAGGGTCTGGTAATCCACGTCGGCCATGTTCGGCAGCGCCTGGCCGATGGACTTGAGCGCCGGGCCCATGCGGGACATGGGCGTGCCGCCACCGAACTCGGCTTGCAGGCTGGCCCCGTCGTGATCCAGCAGCCCACTGAAAAAGCTCAGCGACAACAAGGTGCCGTCGGTGGGCACCAGGGCGCTGAAGGAATGGCCGGAACCCACCGGACGAATCCGCCCTTCAGCGCGGCGCACCACCTGCACCAGCTCATCGAGGTCCTTGGGGGCCAGGCGCGCCGCTGGCAGGCAGCTCTGCGCGCCCGACCAGTTGCGCCACGGAATCAACCGTGGCGCGCGCATCAGCTCGGCCAGGGCACCCTGGCTGCCCAGCGCGGTAAAGGCTGCGACAACGCCGGCCTGTTGCAACAAGCGACGCCGTGAGTAGTCCATCGTCATGCCGTAGTACTCGTATTTATTATTGGAAATGTTGACCGGACATGAAGGCGATCAGGGCCAGGAACTGCTCTTGGGAACAGTGCATGCACAGGCCCATCGGCGGCATGCCGTTGTAGCCGTTGATCGCGTGGTCCAGCAGGGTGTCGGCGCCCTGGGCGACCCGCGGGGCCCAGGCGTTCGTGTCGCCGGTCAACGGCGCTCCGGCACCGGGGTTGGCGTGGCAGAGCTTGCAGCTGCTGTCATAAACCTGGGCCAGCGCCGCATCGCTGGGCATGGCGGTGAACACCGTGGGCGCGGGCGGCTTGCCCTCCTCGCCGCAGCCTGTGAGCAGGGTGCCGAGCAGGAGGATGAAGGCTGGCTTGAGCCAGATTGAAGTTGAAGGTGTCGTTGCCGGCATAGGGACCTCTTGGCGGCGCTTTCTTGTTGTGGGTCAACACTAAGGCACGCCAGCGCGTCGACTTGAGGTCATTGGGGGCCATAAAAGGGGGCTTGGGCGGCCAGCTGCTGGCCTATCAATGACCTTTGTGGCGAGGGGATTTATCTGTGGGCTCTATGAGTTCTGTGGGAGCAAGGCTTGCCCGCGAAGCAGCCGACTCGGTTCCAGATAGACCGTGTGTTTTTCATCACGGGCAAGCCTTGCTCCCACAGAGCCTTGTTCCCCCAGAGCGGCTCGCCACACGGGCATTGCGTGCTCAGGGGAGTAATAACCCCTGCTCGCGCTCGCACAACTGCACCACGTAATCCCACAGCACCCGCAGGCGTACGGATTTGTGCAGTTCGCGGCGGGTGCTGATCCAATAGCTGCGGCGGATGGTTTCGTCCGGCAGCAAGGGCACCAGCGCCGGGTCGCCGTTGGCCATGTAGCAAGGCAGCACGGCGATCCCCAGCCCCGAGCGCGCGGCCTGTTGCTGGGCGATGACGCTGGTGCTGTGGAACACCACCCGGGGGTTGCGGCAAAAACTGTTGAGGAACATCAGTTCCTGGCTGAACAGCAAGTCATCGACGTAGCCGATCCAGGCGTGGCGAGCCAGGTCCTCGCGGCTACGCAGTGCTGGCGAGCGGTCCAGGTAGGCCTGGCTGGCGTACAGCGCCAGGCTGTAGTCGGTGAGCTTGCGCGTCACCAGCAGGTCGGCCGCTGGACGTTCGAGGTGGATGCTGATTTCCGCCTCGCGGTTGAGGATGCTGACAAACCGCGGCACCGCCACCAGCTCCACCTCCAGCCCCGGATAACGCTGGAACAGCCCCTCCATGCGGCTGGCCAGGAACATGATGCCCAGCCCTTCGGTCACCCCCAGGCGGATCTTGCCCAGCGGTGCGCTGGACTGGGTGATGTCCTCCTGGGCCAGCAACGCCACGTTCTCCATGGCTTCGGCGTGCTTGAGCAGCGTCTCGCCAGCCGGGGTCAGTTCATAACCCTGCGCATGCTGGACGAACAGCGCGGTGCCCAGGCTTTTCTCGATGGCCTCGATGTGCCGGGCCACCGTGGCGTGGGTGGTGTTCAACCGCCGTGCAGCCGTCAGCAAACGCCCGCTGCGTTGCAGCTCCAGGAAATAGCGCAGGTCATTCCAGTCGAACATGAGGCGATCCTTGAACACACCTGAAGGCACGACTGTTTATAAACGCACAGCCGCTGCGCAAAAACTAACATTCTTTTGACGAAAACTAACAACTAGGATGGATCCCACAACAACAAGAATGAGGTCGCGAATGCAACCTGTCGTCGATGAATACGATTACGTGATCGTGGGCGCCGGCCCTGCCGGATGCTTGCTGGCCAATCGGCTTTCGGCCAACCCGCAACACCGGGTGCTGCTGCTCGAAGCCGGCGGGCGCGACAACTATCCGTGGATTCACATCCCGGTCGGCTACCTGTTCTGCATCGGCAACCCACGCACCGACTGGTGCTTCAAGACCGAAGCACAACCGGGCCTGCAAGGCCGCGCCCTGAGCTATCCCCGCGGCAAGGTCCTGGGCGGTTGCTCCTCCATCAACGGCATGATCTACATGCGCGGCCAGGCTGCGGACTATGACGGCTGGACCGCAGAGGGTAACCCTGGCTGGGCCTGGAAGGACGTTCTGCCGCTGTTTCGCCAGAGCGAAAATCACTTTGCCGGAGCCTCCGAATTCCATGGTGCCGGCGGGGAATGGCGGGTCGAACGCCAGCGCCTGTCATGGCCGATTCTCGATGCCTTCCGCAGCGCCGCCGAGCAGAGCGGCATCCCCAACGTCGACGATTTCAACAGCGGCGACAATGAAGGCTGCGGCTACTTCCAGGTCAACCAGAAAGCCGGGGTACGCTGGAATGCGGCCAAGGCCTTTCTCAAGCCGGTTCGCCAGCGTCCCAACCTCACGGTGTTGACTGACGTCGAAGTGGACCGTGTGTTAGTGCGTGATGACCGCGCCCACGCTGTCAGCGCCCGCTGGCAAGGCAAGGGCATGACCTTCAAGGCCCGTAAGGAAATCGTATTGTGCGCCGGGGCAGTTGGCTCGCCGGGCATCCTGCAACGCTCCGGGATCGGCCCGCGCAGCCTGCTGCAACGCTTGGGTATCGGCGTGACCCACGAGCTGCCTGGTGTGGGCGGCAACTTGCAGGACCACCTGCAACTGCGACTGATCTACCAATTGGAAAATGCCCGCACGCTGAACCAGATCGCCGGCACCCTGTGGGGCAAGATGGGCATGGGCCTGCGCTATCTGTACGACCGCAGCGGCCCGCTGTCCATGGCCCCCAGCCAACTCGGCGCATTCGCCCGCTCGGGTCCGGAGCAGACCTCGGCCAACCTCGAATACCACGTCCAGCCGTTGTCCCTGGAACGCTTCGGCGAACCGCTGCACAGCTTCCCGGCGTTCACCGCGTCGGTCTGCGACCTGCGCCCGCAAAGCCGTGGCCGGGTGGACATTCGTTCGGCCGACCCGCACGAAGCGCCGCTGATCCAGCCCAATTACTTGAGCCACCCCGAAGACTTGCGCGTTGCCGCCGACGCCATCCGCCTGACCCGACGCATCGTCGCCGCCCCGGCCCTGAGCGCGTTCAAACCGGTGGAATACCTGCCGGGCCCCAGTCTGCAAACCGAAGAAGAACTGCACCAGGCCGCCGCCCGGATTGGCACGACGATTTTCCACCCGGTCGGCACTTGCCGCATGGGCCAGGACCACGACGCGGTGGTGGATGCGCAACTGCGCGTCCATGGCATCAAGGGCCTGCGCATCGCCGACGCCTCGATCATGCCGCGCATCACCTCGGGCAACACCTGCTCGCCGACGCTGATGATTGCCGAGAAGGCGGCGCGGATGATGCTCGAGGCAGATACCAGAATCATCATGCCGCAAAAGGAGCCGGCCACAGCCTGAAGAACAACAGAATCCCCTGTGGGAGCGAGCCTGCTCGCGATAGCGATCTATCTGTCACATATGTGTTGAATGTGCAGCCGTCATCGCGAGCAGGCTCGCTCCCACAAGGGAGATGAGTCGATTCAAGGAAAGTGTGTCAAATCAGGAGACGCCACCCCGGCGTCGCAGTGGAACAACAAAAACAATCACTGTGAGGGATACCGCTATGTCTGAACATGTTCAGCCCCTGGAAGCCACGCGCAGCGCCGGCACCAGCCAGGAAACCCAGAAAGTCATCTTCGCCTCGTCCCTGGGGACGGTGTTCGAGTGGTACGACTTTTTCCTCTATGGCGCCCTGGCGGCGGTGATCAGCAAGCAATTCTTTGCCGGGGTCAACGACACCACGGCGTTCATCTTCGCCCTGATGGCGTTCGCCGCCGGTTTCATCGTGCGGCCATTCGGTGCGCTGGTGTTCGGCCGGCTGGGGGACATGATCGGGCGCAAGTACACCTTCCTGGCCACCATCATCCTCATGGGCCTGGCGACGTTCTGCGTCGGCCTGCTGCCCAACTACGCCAGCATCGGCATCGCCGCGCCGATCATCCTGGTGGTGTTGCGCATGCTCCAGGGCCTGGCCCTGGGCGGTGAATACGGTGGCGCGGCGACCTACGTCGCCGAGCACGCGCCGATGGGCAAGCGCGGTTTCCATACCAGCTGGATTCAGTCCACCGCCACCCTCGGATTGCTGCTGTCGCTGCTGGTGGTGCTGGGTTGCCGCTACTTCACCGGCGATCAGTTCGAAGTCTGGGGCTGGCGCATTCCGTTCCTGCTGTCGATCCTGCTGCTGGGCATCTCCACCTGGATTCGCCTGAGCCTGCATGAGTCACCAGCGTTCTTGAAAATGAAAGAGGAAGGCAAGTGCTGCAAGGCGCCGATCCGCGAGTCGTTCGGCAAATGGGAAAACCTCAAGGTGGTGCTGATCGCCTTGTTCAGCATCAACGCCGGGCAAGCGGTGACCTTCTACGCCGCGCAGTTCTACGTGCTGTTCTTCCTCACTCAGTTCCTGAAGATGGATCCGGCCCTGGCCAACAGCCTGCTGATTGTGAGCGTGGTGATCGGCGCACCGTTCTTCATCTTTTTCGGCTGGCTGTCGGACAAGGTCGGGCGCAAACCGGTGCTGATGATCGGCCTGCTGCTGGCGACCGCCCTGTACTTCCCGATCTTCAAGACCCTAGCCCATTACGCCAACCCGGCCATCGACCTGGCGAGCCGCCAGGCACCGATCACCGTGGTCGCCGACCCGGCCACCTGCACCTTCCAGTTCGACCCGGTGGGCAAGGCGCGTTTCGACAGCCCTTGCGACAAGGTCAAGACCTTCCTGGTCAAGCAGGGCCTGCCCTACAGCAGCGTCGCGGCCCCAGCCGGAAGCGCGGTGCAGGTCAGTGTCGGTGACGTGAAACTCGAAGGGTACGACGAAGCCGCCCTGCGCGGTGCGGTGACCCTGGCCGGCTACCCGCAGCAGGCCGATGCGCAGCAGATCAACCGGCCGATGATCGTGGCCTTGATCGTGGCGCTGATCATCATCTCGGCGATGTGCTACGGACCGCTGGCGGCGTTGATGGTCGAACTGTTCCCGACTAGGATCCGCTACACCTCCATGTCCCTGCCCTACCACATCGGCAACGGCTGGTTTGGCGGTTTCCTGCCCACCGTATCGTTTGCCCTGGTGGTCTACACCGGAGATATCTTCTATGGGCTGTGGTATCCGGTGGTGATTACCGGAGTGAGCCTGGTGGTGGGCATG harbors:
- a CDS encoding GntR family transcriptional regulator — translated: MSDNVLPLSSVPLHTQLRDVLRARILDGQYPQGSQMPSESELGALFRVSRITVRQALGDLQKEGLIFKIHGKGTFVAKPKTFQNVSTLQGLAESMTGRGFEVINRLLSFKFIAADKLVAERLKLTEGEEVVQIKRVRLINREPVSLEITYLPKALGERLEKADLVTRDIFLILENDCALTLGHADLAIDAVLADSDLTQALEVEPGSPIMRIERLTHDASGQPLDFEHLYYRGDAFQYRLRIDRQKGTQA
- a CDS encoding GMC family oxidoreductase, whose translation is MQPVVDEYDYVIVGAGPAGCLLANRLSANPQHRVLLLEAGGRDNYPWIHIPVGYLFCIGNPRTDWCFKTEAQPGLQGRALSYPRGKVLGGCSSINGMIYMRGQAADYDGWTAEGNPGWAWKDVLPLFRQSENHFAGASEFHGAGGEWRVERQRLSWPILDAFRSAAEQSGIPNVDDFNSGDNEGCGYFQVNQKAGVRWNAAKAFLKPVRQRPNLTVLTDVEVDRVLVRDDRAHAVSARWQGKGMTFKARKEIVLCAGAVGSPGILQRSGIGPRSLLQRLGIGVTHELPGVGGNLQDHLQLRLIYQLENARTLNQIAGTLWGKMGMGLRYLYDRSGPLSMAPSQLGAFARSGPEQTSANLEYHVQPLSLERFGEPLHSFPAFTASVCDLRPQSRGRVDIRSADPHEAPLIQPNYLSHPEDLRVAADAIRLTRRIVAAPALSAFKPVEYLPGPSLQTEEELHQAAARIGTTIFHPVGTCRMGQDHDAVVDAQLRVHGIKGLRIADASIMPRITSGNTCSPTLMIAEKAARMMLEADTRIIMPQKEPATA
- a CDS encoding transporter; this encodes MNPIRTTFALQLTLGLAGVCALPAWATETGVDNIGPGTDGFFVLPLEVDSLPDNMVAFNLYYNHYKARKFNISSLGGEVPNVEIESTAVVPRIDYLSPLRVAGGRVGIYIAQPWIKQEVAVFGLSDTREGMGDTTISPIVLWDMGKNLTLAAAVEITVPTGEYSKDRLANTSTNFYTYKPLFSFTWLPTENTELSMKTTYSFNRENKDTDYRSGQIFHFDYSASYRLTDNLRLGLNGYYLKQTTDDKQYGRTVQFAGQDVDDGVRGQVFAIGPALHLTFLKYASAEIRWAKEFDVENRPEGEMLWAKISIPFAF
- a CDS encoding LysR family transcriptional regulator; this encodes MFDWNDLRYFLELQRSGRLLTAARRLNTTHATVARHIEAIEKSLGTALFVQHAQGYELTPAGETLLKHAEAMENVALLAQEDITQSSAPLGKIRLGVTEGLGIMFLASRMEGLFQRYPGLEVELVAVPRFVSILNREAEISIHLERPAADLLVTRKLTDYSLALYASQAYLDRSPALRSREDLARHAWIGYVDDLLFSQELMFLNSFCRNPRVVFHSTSVIAQQQAARSGLGIAVLPCYMANGDPALVPLLPDETIRRSYWISTRRELHKSVRLRVLWDYVVQLCEREQGLLLP
- a CDS encoding fumarate reductase/succinate dehydrogenase flavoprotein subunit, whose amino-acid sequence is MTRSTLEQEYDIVVIGGGTAGPMAAIKAKERNRDLRVLLVDKANVKRSGAISMGMDGLNNAIIPGHSTPEQYTKEITIANDGIVNQTAVYAYATHSFETIEQLDRWGVKFEKDETGDYAVKKVHHMGAYVLPMPEGHDIKKVLYRQLKRARVSITNRLVCTRLLTDEAGAVNGVMGFDCRTADFHVIKAKAVILCCGAAGRLGLPASGYLMGTYENPTNAGDGYAMAYHAGAELANLECFQINPLIKDYNGPACAYVTGPLGGYTANNKGERFIECDYWSGQMMWEFHQELESGNGPVFLKLDHLAEETIQNIEDILHSNERPSRGQFHANRGTDYRTQMVEMHISEIGFCSGHSASGVWVNERAETSVKGLYSAGDMAAVPHNYMLGAFTYGWFAGNNAADFVAGKDFSALDAGQIERERARVYAPLDREHGLPPAQVEYKLRRFVNDYLQPPKVTKKMQIGLQRFSDIQRDLDQIKAHNPHELMRAMEVSVIRDCAEMAARASLFRAESRWGLYHYRVDHPQRNDSDWFCHCHLKKGEDGAMTSFKKAVEPYIIALDADELQAYDRLRVGADAA
- a CDS encoding Gfo/Idh/MocA family protein, whose product is MRTVRWGMIGCGSVTERKSGPAFYKAPGSALVAVMGRRSEAVSDYAERHGIARFYTDAQALIDDPEVDAVYIATPPDSHFSYSMLVAAAGKHCCVEKPMSLNATQSREMQRVFDAAGVHLFVSYYRRSLPRFRKVRQWIEQGCIGDIRHLTWTLTKPASSADISGAINWRTDPTIAGGGYFTDLACHGLDLFQFLLGDIVEVTGFAARQGGLYQAEDAVVAHWRFACGATGMGCWNFVADRREDRVEVIGSQGRINFSVFNDEPLQLCTDTSISLDIPHHPEHIQWHHVLGMNAHIRGESQHPAIAEQALKTDWVMDRILQRC
- a CDS encoding AraC family transcriptional regulator — translated: MQMKVIDPTYELALVSPFLLQTLAEVVADKGFDAASLCRGLGFGLDDLQDPAQRISYRQAVVMIQRALRLLPDQGLGLWVGDRNVLGTLGLLGHVLSLCETLRDAFALGVRYQHTTGGIAVTSVEEATDRIMVEATCRLPFAEIQVFAVEEFFASLMVYGRALAGADFKPQAVEFMHAAPSYAQQYQRILGPDVRFGCRHNRMLIDVRWLDMRLPNHHPLALRQALALLEQEVTEVHQKIDLIQAVERAIARDLTRGSHIEKIAGDLNMSSRTLRRRLTEHGLTFEALLEQVRRGRTLSLLANPGLSIERITEEVGYSDVRSFRRAFRRWTGMSPSAFRNEGQTL
- a CDS encoding c-type cytochrome is translated as MPATTPSTSIWLKPAFILLLGTLLTGCGEEGKPPAPTVFTAMPSDAALAQVYDSSCKLCHANPGAGAPLTGDTNAWAPRVAQGADTLLDHAINGYNGMPPMGLCMHCSQEQFLALIAFMSGQHFQ
- a CDS encoding D-arabinono-1,4-lactone oxidase; the encoded protein is MRAPRLIPWRNWSGAQSCLPAARLAPKDLDELVQVVRRAEGRIRPVGSGHSFSALVPTDGTLLSLSFFSGLLDHDGASLQAEFGGGTPMSRMGPALKSIGQALPNMADVDYQTLAGAIATSTHGTGKAFGSYASQVVGLQLVTASGEVLDCDAQRHPEVFKAGRVSLGALGLVTRVRLQNRVAYRLREHQWVAKTEELLEDVEANTRDNQHWEMQVVTHSDYALSITLNETTDPATPPISPEEEGGNEFVTLIENLDKYGSDFPAIRRALLNSLRLVADFDDRVGDSHDIYANARTVRFNEMEYSVPAEHGPACLREILALIRDKDLRTWFPIEYRYVKADDIALSMFEGRDSCSISVHQHYQMDHHNFFAAIEPIFWKYQGRPHWGKLHSLNAKALQALYPRWTEFTQVRQALDPGGKFLNGHLSSILGVS